One Oncorhynchus mykiss isolate Arlee unplaced genomic scaffold, USDA_OmykA_1.1 un_scaffold_87, whole genome shotgun sequence genomic window, ccatacccgggcgcgaaccagggaccttctgcacacatcaacagtcaccctcgaagcatcgttacccatcgctccacaaaagccgcggcccttgcagagcaaggggaactactacttcaaggtctcagagcaagtgacgtcactgattgaaacgctatttagcgcccacgctaactaagctagccgtttcacatccgttacactagcaatAGGAGGTGTGCACTCCCACATCAGCTAGCAGGAGGTGTGCACTCCCACATCAGCTAGCAATAGGAGGTGTGCACTCCCACATCAGCTAGCAATAGAAGGTGTGCACTCCCACATCAGCTAGCAATAGAAGGTATGCACTCCCACATCAGCTAGCAATAGAAGGTATGCACTCCCACATCAGCTAGCAATAGAAGGTATGCACTCCCACATCAGCTAGCAATAGAAGGTATGCACTCCCACATCAGCTAGCAATAGAAGGTATGCACTCCCACATCAGCTAGCAATAGGAGGTATGCACTCCCACAACAGCTCGCAATAGGAGGTATGCACTCCCACATCAGCTAGCAATAGGAAGTCATGTTTTGGTCGCAGAGAAAAGCACATTGCAGCTGTTTAACCCATTTAACCCAAAACACATTTCTGGGAGGAGTCTAAGGTTCCATCAATACAAAATAGGCCACTGTCATGCCTAGTTTATAGATCAGATCAAGGAACCAATCAAGCGTCGCTGCCTCCTCCCTGTCCCCACGGGAGGGACGACGCGGAGCGTCCCGGCTGTCGGGGAGGGGCGGCGCGTTCCGGCTGTCGGGGAAACACGGCGCGTCCCGGCTGTCGGGGAGGGACGACGCGGCGCGTCCCGGCTGTCGGGGAGGGACGACGCGGCGCGTCCCGGCTGTCGGGGAGGGACGACGCGGCGCGTTCCGGCTGTCGGGGAGGGACGACGCGGCGCGTCCCGGCTGTCGGGGAGCCGCTACTTTTGTGAGGAAAAACACTGCTGTTCTGTAGGGTGATTCTTCGTAGGGAATAAAATCTGCCTTTACATAGTTTGACACGTCGGCTGGGATTAGATGAACCGAAGGTTCACATGTCCACTGGGATTAGATGAACCGAAGGTTTGACACATCTACTGGGATTAGATGAATGGAAGGTTTGACACATCTACTGGGATTAGATGAATGGAAGGTTTGAATCATCTACTGGGATTAGATGAACCGAAGGTTTGACACATCTACTGGGATTAGATGAACCGAAGGTTTGACACATCTACTGGGATTAGATGAACCGAAGGTTTGACACATCTACTGGGATTAGATGAACCGAAGGTTTGACACATCTACTGGGATTAGATGAATGGAAGAGGAACGTACCTTGATGAAGGAGTCATCCTTGGTGGTTCCATGGTTCACCGGTCCCTCCATCCTACCATCTACACAACAGAATCACAGAGCGAGAGTGTAAATACACACCTGGGGAGACGGGGCGGAAACACCGGGGAGAAGGGGCGGAAACACCGGGGAGAAGGGGCGGGACACTGGGACTCAGCCACACTCACCCAGCTCATAAAGCTGTCCTTTCACATTGACAAAGGTGATAAAATGGAAGTTCACGTTATCTGCCTCCACCTgaaagagagggttggagagaaagagggttagaaagagagggagggagagtataAAATATGAAGTTATACATAAGTAACATCTGAGGAGGTCCTTATGTTGCATTGTGTTCTCACCCTGCACTGGCCTTGTGCTGCCACTTCATCATGAGCCTCTCTGATGGCCTGCAAGAGACAacaatatatacacatttacacaAATATGAAGACATACAGGTATTTACATTAAACATAGTGCATGCGGAAGGAATTCAGACCCttagactttttccacactttgttacattctaaaacggattaaattgGTTTTTCCCCCcgtcattaatctacacacaatagccgatattgacaaagcaaaaagcttatttacaccagtattcagaccctttgctatcagACTAGAAGTGGAGCTCAGGTGTATatggtttccattgatcatccttaaaatgtttctacaacttggagtccatctgtggtaaattcaattaattaagCAGGAGTAGGAAAAGCCCACACCTGCcgataaggtcccacagttttcATATTTAACTAGACaggtctgttaagaacaaattcttatttacaatgacagcctactggggaacagtgggttaactgccttgttcaggggaacagtgggttaactgccttgttcagggggaacagtgggttaactgccttgttcagggggaacagtgggttaactgccttgttcagggggaacagtgggttaactgccttgttcagggggaacagtgggttaactgccttgttcaggggcagaaggacagatttttaccttgtcagctcagggattcgatccagcaaccgtTCGGTTAAAAACCATCGATACACATGAAACTGTCGTGAAACacagcagcgctgcagttcttgacacaaaccgctgccccggcacctactgccataccccgttcaaaggcacttcaacagtcaccctcaatggtacacatacacaatccatgtctcaaggcttaaaaatccttctttaaccagtctcctccctttcatcgagactgactgaagtggatttaacaagtgacatcaataagggatcatagctttcacttgatCAATCTGTAATGGAAAgagctgttcttaatgttttgtaaactcagtgaaCATTAAAGCATATTCATAAATATATCTACACCAACACTAAAAACATACATATCTACATATTAAAACATCTACACATATTAACCCATATAATGCATGTACTCCTATACATTACAACACCATATTGATCTGTGAAGCCATGCATCTCAGAACACAGCAGCTCTGCTCTCCTCTAGTGGCCGAGAGGAGAACTGCAGCTTCATGTCTGATGTGAGCTCGACTTGCAAGAACGGTTTGGTTTGTCCAGCGGCAAGATTCAAAAACCCTGTGGGCCAACCTCCAAACAAACCGCCAACCCGTCGCGCAACTTCAGCAACAGAATTACACCATGACTTGAAGTTCTCATATCGCCATGAAGTACCGCGTCTTAGCGGTCAAACGTCGATGcttaaaaacctcttaaggatccgccccctTTTTCAATTTCTGCCCAAAactctgcctgtagctcaggccctgaagcaataatatgcatattattgacaccatttgaaaggaaaccctgacgtttgtggaaatgtgaaatgaatgtaggagaataacacattagatctggtaaaagataatacatagaaaaacatgtttttttgtaccatcatctttgaaatgcaagagaaaggccataatgcattataccagcccaggcgcaatttagattttgggcAGCAGTGGATGTGcaacattttagactgatccaatgaaccattgcatttctgttaaaaatgttgCATCATCAAGAGTGCCcaattggtttattgatacatttaagttcataactgtgctctctccaaacaatagcatggtattatttcactgtgatatctactgtacattggacagtgcagttaacaagaatttaagctttctgccaatatcagatatgtcctgggaaattcttgttacttacaaccgcGTGCTAggcgcattagcctacgttagctcaaccgtcccacggGGGGCCCACTGATCCTGTAGAAATTTTTAAACTGAAGTTTTAGTTAAAGTTGTAATATGTAACATTTTGGGCAACcggaccaaattcacatagaaattagTTACATATCtgccattctcattgaaagccagtctaagaagcggtacATCTGTTCTATGCGTGTGATTTCTACGCTTCCCGATCTTAAGTTGTTTCCCCCAGttttactttgggttttgtacGCCAGCGTCAAACAGCTGGAAATAAAATACTTTGGGTTGAAAAGAcgtttcacagcagtttagaagGTGATTCTCTACACAATACTTGCTCGTTTTtgcacataaactgaaattaggcaaactattagaattttagcaaccaggaaacgtcggagcgatttctgcatagtgcacctgGTTAGGGTTAAACTTCGGTTCACGCCGTGTGGTTAAATTACGGTTTGGAAAAGACTTAAACAAAAACAagtctgggactgggactggaccCTGGAGGACGAAAAGGAGAGTTTTCCAGAAAACTAGAGGACGGGCTACGGGAGAAGACGGGCTACGGGAGAAGACGGGCTACGGGAGAAGACGGGCTACGGGAGAAGACGGGCTACGGGAGAAGACGGGCTACGGGAGAAGACATTGACGGAGGACATTATGGACTGGAACTGGGGAATCTTTCCATTGAGGGGAAAACTGACAGAGATACACATATTCATCCTGTTTGTGATGTTCTGTCCTCTGATACGGAAAGCTTTGAGGACAGAGATAATAAACATCATATTCAGCTTGTTTGTGATGTTTGGTCCTCTGATATGGAAAGCTTTGAGGACAGAGATAATAAACATCATATTCAGCTTGTTTGTGATGTTCGGTCCTCTGATATGGAAAGCTTTGAAAGCCTGTTTGCAGATGGAGAGAGGTCCCAATGAATGTCCCAAGAGAACATGGGTTATATGAGTAGGGCCTACCTACACTACAGGCGTAACATGGGTTATATGTGTAGGGTCTACCTACATTACAGGCCCgacaggatgtggacacctgctcagcGAACATCAGTCCAGAAACAACCTCATGTCCCTCGCTACTTCCTGTCCCTCGTGTGTCCCTCGCTACTTCCTGTCCCTCGTGTGTCCCTCGCTACTTCCTGTCCCTCGTGTGTCTAGCTACTTCCTGTCCCTCGTGTGTCTAGCTACTTCCTGTCCCTCATGTTAGCCTTGAGACAAACATCACTCCAGAAACACCAAAACATGTTGCATTGTAAACCATTTCTCCTTCTTGCTGCAGCTCATCTTGAAATAACAGAAACGCTGTGAAAAAGTCTGTGCATGATGACATGTTAGTCGTCAGGGTAGCTGTGAACAGTCTAAATGTTTAGTCACAGTGCCTGTTCTGTTGACATGTTAGTCGTCACGGTAACTCCTACGGCACTACCCTGGTGAACACCATCGGAGCTCCTCCCAAGCAAGGTATTTGATTGGTTTTATGTGTTGTGAGGCGTGACTTGATTTACACCGGGTTCCAACCCCTCTAGCAGATTTCTGACATGGATCTCCCCAGGTTTTCAGTTAAGGAAGCCTGGTTCACGAGGCCAGACGTGAGGTGTCCCCCAATAATATCTACCTTCTCCTGAAGTATGGACTCATTTACTACAGATCGAGGATTAGTGGAGGAAGCTTTGGCTAGAGGGAGTTCCCACCTTAGAACAAGTACACACTTTGGGAGGAAGGAGCGGTAATTGGGACAtagccaaggtgtgtgtgtgtgtgtgtgtgtgtgtgtgttacctggttgtTCTCCAGGTGTGTGGCTCGCTGGGCGGGGGTCATATTAGCCGTCTCATCTAGAAACTTCTTCAGAGCAGAGTCACCATCTGGCACAGAGACAGAGCTGTTACACACTGGTCCTGTCTGAATCTGGCTTCCCTACTAACTAAAACTACTCACTGGTCCTGTCTGAAATCTGTCTTTCCCTACTACTTTGTAAAActacatactgtgtactaatcatactacatactatttagaatgtaGTGTTTAGTATAAATATATTCAGTAAGCAGCACATCAACATCCTACCCTCATCCACACTGAGAAGGCTTCATCTAATCAGCAATTGTGTTGGTTGATAGTCAGTCCTCGGATCTGATCATCAACTGATTATGAAAAGGCTAGTCTCTTCCTCAATattcagtgaattctactagataaaGACCAGTCTCTTCCTCAATAGAgttcagtgaattctactagataaaGACCAGTCTCTCCCTCAATAGAGGAAGTGAATTCTATTAGCTGTAAAGCATCCTGTCTATGACATCACTACATGTTCTAAATATCACATACTATAAACATTCTATTTTCACATACCCAATCAGCCTACTATTACGAACATCCCCCCTCCATCTTGGCTCCATGCAGGACCTGTTTCTACTCACCATACCCAATCAGCCTACTATTACGAACATCCCCCCTCCATCTTGGCTCCATGCAGGACCCGTTTCTACTCACCATACCCAATCAGCCTACTATTACGAACATCCCCCCTCCATCTTGGCTCCATGCAGGACCCGTTTCTACTCACCATACCCAATCAGCCTACTATTACGAACATCCCCCCTCCATCTTGGCTCCATGCAGGACCCGTTTCTACTCACCATACCGAATCAGCCTACTATTACGAACATCCCCCCTCCATCTTGGCTCCATGCAGGACCCGTTTCTACTCACCATACCCAATCAGCCTACTATTACGAACATCCCCCCTCCATCTTGGCTCCATGCAGGACCAGTTTCTACTCACCATACCCAATCAGCCTACTATTACGAACATCCCCCCTCCATCTTGGCTCCATGCAGGACCAGTTTCTACTCACCATACCCAATCAGCCTACTATTACGAACATCCCCCCTCCATCTTGGCTCCATGCAGGACCCGTTTCTACTCACCATACCCAATCAGCCTACTATTACGAACGCAAGTATGGGTATTCGTCATCAACCCTCCAGCTTGGCTCCATGCAGGACCAGTTTCTACTCACCATACTCTATGTGGGTGGGGTTGTTGGCGACTGCGTGCAGCAGAGCCACGGTGCCACAGGAGTTGACCACAGTCTGTTTCAGGAAGTAGAGGTCAGTACCTCCCGACACCTTCCCAGCCTGCTGCTGCCGGAACGACTCGTGCTGAAACACACGccgttatcatcatcatcatcatgctaCATCAGAGTCTCTCAAACAGTCCTGGGAACCCAGGGCTGAGGTTTAGTGTCCTGGGAACCCAGGGCTGAGGTTTAGTGTCCTGGGACCCCAGGGCTGAGGTTTAGTGTCCTGGGACCCCAGGGCTGAGGTTTAGTGTCCTGGGACCCCAGGGCTGAGGTTTAGTGTCCTGGGACCCCAGGGCTGAGGTTTAGTGTCCTGGGACCCCAGGGCTGAAGTTTAGTGTCCTGGGAACCCAGGGGTTGCACATTCTGGGTTTTGCCCTAGAACTACACAGgagattcaaataatcaaatcaaGCTACTAGAGCAAAAAACTGAATGTGCATCACCTTGGGGTTCCCAGAACAGAGTTTGCTCCACATCACTGTGCTACATATTTCCAACGTAATAAAGATGCTGCTAGATCATTGGTTACCTGTTGTGTCAGGGGGAAGAGCAGCATGAGGGCGCAGCTGGGAGAAGGTACTGAAGACACTCCCTCATCCTCCAGCCCCAAAACATCCACGAAGCCCCAGCTACCACACACCCCCAGTCCACTGAGCACCTGCAACACACAGTCAAACAGAACATTAACAGGAAGGTTTCCTATCAGTCTCTAGAGACCATCTAGAACACAGCTCAACACCAACAGGCTAGACTAGAACAACCAGAACACAGCTCAACACCAACAGGCTAGACTAGAACAACCAGGACACAGCTCAACACCAACAGGCTAGACTAGAACAACCAGAACACAGCTCAACACCAACAGGCTAGATTAGAACAACCAGAACACAGCTCAACACCAACAGGCTAGACTAGAACAACCAGACCATCTAGACAGTGTATCTGGAACTCACCCAGTCAATGACAACACTATactctgtatatatacagtagaacGTAAGCCTAAACTatcaagttcctctgcgtacacgtcactgacaatctgaaatggttcaccctcacagacactgtggtgaagaaggatgaagaaatttggcttggccccctAAAACCCTcaattttacagatgcacaattgagagcatcctgtcgggctatatcaccacctggtacggaaactgcagggctctccagagggtggtgcccaacgcatcaccgggggcaaactacctgccctccaggacacctacaccacccgatgtcacaggaaggccaaaaagatcatcaaggacaacaaccaccagagccacagcctgttcaccccgctatcatccagaaggtgaggtcagtacagctgcatcaaagctgggaccgagagactgaaaaaccgcttctatcaaggccatcagacttaaaTAGCCATCAGTAGCAGCTACCACCCTGTTagtcaaccctgcaccttagaggctgctgtcctatattaatggaatcactggccactttaataatgtttacataatgcTTTGcttatttcatatgtatataccgtattctattctactgtattttaatcGATGCCacccgacattgctcatcctaatattgtTATATTTATTCAtgcca contains:
- the uchl1 gene encoding ubiquitin carboxyl-terminal hydrolase isozyme L1; amino-acid sequence: MEWQPMEINPEMLNKVLSGLGVCGSWGFVDVLGLEDEGVSSVPSPSCALMLLFPLTQQHESFRQQQAGKVSGGTDLYFLKQTVVNSCGTVALLHAVANNPTHIEYDGDSALKKFLDETANMTPAQRATHLENNQAIREAHDEVAAQGQCRVEADNVNFHFITFVNVKGQLYELDGRMEGPVNHGTTKDDSFIKDAARVCRGFVERAEGEVRFSAVALCHT